One window of Candidatus Palauibacter australiensis genomic DNA carries:
- a CDS encoding sulfotransferase domain-containing protein, with amino-acid sequence MNRPPRLDPPRVRPRAIPAFKRWFGRGKRRVGYYRLRDGLRNRAREPRFLRSLRPTDVFLVGHPKSGNTWLAYMLAVFLSDDREGEVNLYNIGDYVPFVHGRDHAIAAWDHLPDPRFFRNEYPRYPHRYPGTLYLVRDPRAVLVSFRHMFATMFDDRDMTLSRFVDGYLSGGAPFDAWHRHLKRWDRQVAAALQRAEDGERICIVRYEDLAADREAALSRVAHFIGAIPAGDVPAGTSARLSRAAARGSFEAMRDLEARHGAEAYAGRARGEGRFIRRGQAEGWKDEMDPADAARIEAAFGSVMERAGYVT; translated from the coding sequence CGGCCGCGCGCGATCCCGGCCTTCAAGCGCTGGTTCGGTCGCGGCAAGCGCCGGGTCGGCTACTACCGGCTGCGCGACGGGCTGCGGAACCGGGCGCGGGAGCCTCGGTTCCTCCGGTCGCTGCGGCCTACCGATGTCTTCCTCGTGGGGCACCCGAAGTCGGGGAACACCTGGCTCGCGTACATGCTGGCGGTGTTTCTGTCCGACGATCGCGAGGGAGAGGTGAACCTCTACAACATCGGCGACTACGTGCCGTTCGTACACGGCCGCGACCACGCGATCGCCGCCTGGGACCACCTCCCGGACCCGAGGTTTTTCCGCAACGAGTATCCCCGCTATCCCCACCGCTATCCCGGAACCCTCTATCTCGTGCGCGACCCACGGGCGGTCCTGGTCTCCTTCCGGCACATGTTCGCGACGATGTTCGACGACCGTGACATGACGCTCTCGAGGTTCGTGGACGGCTACCTGTCCGGCGGCGCCCCGTTCGACGCCTGGCACCGGCACCTGAAGCGATGGGACCGGCAGGTCGCGGCCGCGCTCCAACGCGCGGAGGACGGCGAGCGGATCTGCATCGTGCGTTACGAGGATCTCGCCGCCGATCGCGAGGCCGCGCTAAGCCGCGTGGCGCATTTCATCGGAGCGATTCCTGCGGGAGACGTTCCCGCGGGAACGTCCGCGCGGCTTTCCCGGGCTGCGGCGCGCGGATCGTTCGAGGCGATGCGGGACCTGGAGGCACGTCACGGCGCGGAGGCGTACGCCGGGCGCGCCCGCGGGGAAGGACGGTTCATTCGCAGGGGACAGGCGGAGGGTTGGAAGGATGAGATGGACCCCGCGGACGCGGCCCGGATCGAAGCCGCGTTCGGCTCCGTCATGGAGCGCGCGGGATACGTGACGTGA
- a CDS encoding glycosyltransferase — protein MKARGGPGIAIIVSTYERPDALDAVLRSLAEQTYRRFEIVVADDGSGPDTRELVARRVEESDLKLGLVRQENRGYRLAAIRNRAAAATGQPYLVFLDGDCLVRPDYVERHARLAEPGHFVHGSRVRLDPGLSRFAIARKATAIERWSAVRWLSEWLRGRVDRFTPLLRVPLGPLRRMSPRRWRGVKGCNLALWRSDLLAVNGFDEGFQGWGFEDNDLVVRLIRNGVRRKEGRYAVPVLHLWHKSRPPDPASRERFERRLRSNAVHAEHGIDRYM, from the coding sequence GTGAAGGCGCGCGGCGGCCCCGGCATCGCGATCATCGTCTCGACCTACGAGCGGCCCGACGCCCTCGACGCGGTCCTGCGGAGTCTCGCCGAACAGACGTACCGCCGGTTCGAGATCGTCGTGGCGGACGACGGTTCCGGCCCGGACACGCGCGAACTCGTTGCGCGGCGCGTGGAGGAATCCGACCTCAAGCTGGGGCTCGTCCGGCAGGAGAACCGGGGGTATCGGCTGGCCGCGATCCGGAACCGTGCGGCCGCCGCGACCGGACAGCCGTATCTCGTCTTTCTCGACGGCGACTGCCTCGTGCGGCCCGACTATGTGGAGAGGCACGCCCGGCTCGCCGAGCCGGGGCACTTCGTCCACGGCAGCCGAGTGCGGCTCGACCCCGGACTCTCGCGGTTCGCGATCGCGCGGAAGGCGACGGCAATCGAGCGCTGGAGCGCCGTCCGCTGGCTCAGCGAATGGCTCCGGGGACGCGTCGACCGGTTCACGCCGCTGCTGCGCGTGCCGCTGGGACCTCTGCGCCGGATGTCGCCCCGGCGGTGGCGTGGCGTAAAGGGATGCAATCTCGCCCTATGGCGCTCGGACCTCCTGGCGGTGAACGGGTTCGACGAGGGCTTCCAGGGGTGGGGGTTCGAGGACAACGATCTCGTCGTCCGTCTCATCCGGAACGGGGTGCGACGCAAGGAGGGCCGCTATGCCGTCCCGGTTCTGCACCTCTGGCACAAGTCGCGCCCACCCGACCCCGCCAGTCGCGAACGCTTCGAACGCCGGCTCCGCTCCAACGCGGTCCACGCCGAACACGGCATCGATCGCTACATGTGA